One genomic segment of Arthrobacter sp. Marseille-P9274 includes these proteins:
- a CDS encoding ABC transporter ATP-binding protein, whose amino-acid sequence MERASDDVRGYNSGHDSAEPLLRVESLTVSTPDRPLVSGFNLSMAKGERIGLIGESGSGKSMTTTALMGLLPEGVSATGSIRLAGHDQDLVGAPDKRLRRIRGNDMAMVFQEPLTALNPLMKVGPQVAEIMLKHKTVPSGAAVAARAVELLADVKLPDPAEAAKAYPHQLSGGQRQRVMLAMALANDPALLLCDEPTTALDVTVQRQVLDLILESVQRRGTGLLFITHDLSVVASICDRVLVMHHGEVVEEGSTEEVFARPQHAYTRGLLAASDLDATDEAGRLYTVASAGGYTPPAPDHVIEEVPAAALHLAGEAATPDDGTAGFGPAAADAAETAAALSPAADGPVVEPPADAAALSPAAEPSASRAAASAPEKATAPAEPAGAVVVGSEHMRDAGTPVIRVRDLVRTYQRQRTSLFGKRSEVQALRGISFDVATGQRFGVVGESGSGKSTLLRILAGLDQPTSGSVRVAGNEVAGAKESELAELRRQLQIVFQDPMGSLNPRMKVQDIVSEPLLAPGQKVDSARQRRLVAEMLGAVGLPADSADRFPHQFSGGQRQRISIARALICQPRVLVADEPVSALDVSVRAQVLNLLSDLVDEYQLTLVFVSHDLGVVRYICDNVVVMNRGQIVESGSTEQIYEAPGHEYTRTLVNSSMSLRAELAAREAAMSG is encoded by the coding sequence ATGGAACGCGCAAGCGATGACGTCCGCGGGTACAACTCCGGGCACGACTCCGCCGAGCCGCTGCTGCGCGTTGAGTCCCTCACCGTCTCCACCCCGGACCGCCCGCTGGTCTCCGGCTTCAACCTCAGCATGGCGAAGGGCGAGCGGATCGGCCTGATCGGCGAGTCCGGCTCCGGCAAGTCCATGACGACGACGGCGCTCATGGGGCTGCTGCCCGAGGGCGTCTCCGCGACTGGTTCCATCCGGCTCGCCGGTCACGACCAGGACCTGGTCGGCGCGCCGGACAAGCGGCTGCGCCGGATCCGCGGGAACGACATGGCCATGGTCTTCCAGGAACCGCTGACCGCGCTGAACCCGCTGATGAAGGTCGGCCCGCAGGTCGCCGAGATCATGCTCAAGCACAAGACCGTTCCCTCCGGTGCCGCGGTGGCGGCACGAGCCGTCGAGTTGCTGGCGGACGTGAAGCTACCGGACCCGGCGGAGGCAGCGAAGGCGTATCCGCACCAGCTCTCCGGCGGGCAGCGGCAGCGCGTTATGCTGGCGATGGCCCTCGCCAACGACCCCGCGCTGCTGCTCTGCGACGAGCCAACCACCGCGCTGGACGTCACCGTGCAGCGGCAGGTGCTGGACCTGATCCTCGAGTCCGTGCAGCGGCGCGGCACCGGCCTGCTGTTCATCACCCACGACCTGTCGGTCGTGGCCAGCATCTGCGACCGCGTGCTCGTGATGCACCACGGCGAGGTTGTGGAGGAGGGGTCCACCGAGGAGGTCTTCGCCCGGCCGCAGCACGCCTACACCCGAGGACTGCTGGCAGCCTCGGACCTGGACGCCACGGACGAGGCCGGCCGGCTCTACACCGTGGCCTCGGCAGGCGGCTACACCCCGCCCGCCCCGGACCACGTCATCGAAGAAGTGCCCGCCGCCGCCCTGCACCTGGCCGGCGAGGCGGCCACGCCGGACGACGGCACCGCCGGGTTCGGTCCCGCAGCGGCGGATGCGGCCGAAACCGCCGCCGCCCTGAGCCCCGCCGCCGATGGCCCGGTCGTCGAGCCTCCTGCCGACGCGGCCGCCCTGAGCCCCGCCGCGGAGCCGTCTGCTTCCCGCGCAGCCGCGTCGGCCCCGGAGAAGGCGACCGCCCCCGCGGAGCCGGCGGGCGCCGTCGTCGTGGGCTCGGAACACATGCGCGACGCCGGCACGCCGGTGATCCGCGTGCGGGACCTGGTCCGGACCTACCAGCGGCAGCGGACCTCGCTGTTCGGCAAGCGGAGCGAGGTGCAGGCGCTGCGCGGGATCTCGTTCGACGTCGCCACCGGCCAGCGCTTCGGTGTGGTGGGCGAGTCCGGGTCGGGCAAGTCCACGCTGCTGCGGATCCTCGCCGGGCTGGACCAGCCGACCTCGGGCAGCGTGCGGGTGGCCGGCAACGAGGTGGCCGGGGCCAAAGAGAGCGAGCTGGCCGAGCTGCGCCGGCAGCTGCAGATTGTCTTCCAGGACCCGATGGGCTCGCTCAATCCGCGCATGAAGGTGCAGGACATCGTCTCCGAGCCGCTGCTGGCTCCCGGCCAGAAAGTGGACAGCGCGCGGCAGCGGAGGCTCGTCGCGGAGATGCTCGGCGCCGTCGGGCTTCCCGCTGATTCCGCCGATCGCTTCCCGCACCAGTTCTCCGGCGGCCAGCGCCAGCGCATTTCGATCGCCCGCGCGCTGATCTGCCAGCCGCGGGTGCTGGTGGCGGACGAGCCGGTCAGCGCGCTGGATGTCTCGGTCCGCGCGCAGGTCCTGAACCTGCTCTCGGACCTGGTGGACGAGTACCAGCTGACCCTGGTCTTCGTCTCGCACGACCTCGGCGTAGTGCGGTACATCTGCGACAACGTGGTGGTGATGAACCGCGGCCAGATCGTGGAGAGCGGCAGCACCGAGCAGATTTACGAGGCGCCGGGGCACGAGTACACACGGACGCTGGTCAATTCGTCCATGTCGCTGCGCGCCGAGCTGGCCGCCCGGGAGGCAGCCATGTCCGGCTGA
- a CDS encoding ABC transporter permease: protein MTTQPAAVVRSTRRRPAPTLLIGAALVLLVVLAALISFVWTPYDPVQAAPADRLQGSSAAHLMGTDRYGRDVFSGILYGARITLLVGLVAVGIALLIGTPLGILAGMRGGAVEEVSMRAADILLAFPALLVAIMFGAVFGASTTTAMLAIGIGSIPGFARVARSGTLQVMSTEYVLAAKASSQGQFRIARRHVLPNIAGMVVVQCSVSFAIAVLAEAALSFLGLGTPPPVPSWGRMLQESQQFLGTYPMLAVWPGLAIAVAVLGFNLLGDGLRDKFDPKLNGGR, encoded by the coding sequence ATGACTACCCAGCCCGCCGCCGTCGTCCGTTCCACCCGCCGCCGGCCGGCACCGACCCTGCTGATCGGGGCCGCGCTGGTGCTGCTGGTGGTGCTCGCCGCGCTCATCTCCTTCGTCTGGACGCCGTACGACCCGGTGCAGGCCGCCCCGGCGGACCGGCTGCAGGGCTCGAGCGCCGCGCACCTGATGGGCACGGACCGCTACGGCCGCGACGTCTTCTCCGGGATTCTGTACGGCGCCCGGATCACCCTGCTGGTGGGGCTGGTCGCCGTCGGCATCGCCCTGCTCATCGGCACGCCGCTGGGGATCCTGGCCGGGATGCGCGGCGGGGCTGTGGAGGAGGTGTCGATGCGCGCCGCGGACATCCTCCTCGCCTTCCCCGCGCTGCTCGTCGCCATCATGTTCGGCGCGGTCTTTGGGGCCAGTACGACGACGGCGATGCTCGCCATCGGGATCGGCTCCATCCCCGGTTTCGCACGGGTCGCGCGGAGCGGGACGCTGCAGGTGATGAGCACCGAGTACGTGCTCGCGGCGAAGGCCTCCAGCCAAGGCCAGTTCCGGATCGCGCGGCGGCACGTGCTGCCGAACATCGCCGGCATGGTCGTGGTGCAGTGCTCGGTCTCCTTCGCGATCGCGGTGCTGGCCGAGGCCGCGCTGTCCTTCCTGGGCCTGGGCACGCCGCCGCCGGTGCCGTCTTGGGGCCGGATGCTGCAGGAATCGCAGCAGTTCCTCGGCACCTACCCGATGCTCGCCGTCTGGCCCGGCCTGGCCATCGCCGTGGCGGTGCTCGGGTTCAACCTGCTGGGCGACGGCCTGCGGGACAAGTTCGATCCGAAGCTGAACGGAGGCCGCTGA
- a CDS encoding ABC transporter permease yields the protein MAIRLLINLARFAVTYVAATVLVFLFMRAIPGDPAQIALGVNATPELLARTRAEFGTDRPLIVQYFDWALGLPFGDFGTSYVTRQDISPLVLDRVQVSLILVVLAMIVALLIAIPFGTLAAVKHRSPGGILVSGLSQLGVAVPNFLAGILLVVVFAVGLGWFPANGWTPPGQDFGDFASRVALPVLALASVQGAILTRYVRSAVMEVMSEDYLRTARAKGLGKMEALFKHGLRNASIPVLTVTSVQLAALIIGAVVIERVFVIPGLGSMLLDAVGNRDLLTVQSVVMVLVAITLIINLVVDVLYTVLDPRIRKAS from the coding sequence GTGGCGATCCGGCTGCTGATCAACCTTGCGCGGTTCGCGGTCACCTACGTGGCCGCGACCGTGCTGGTGTTCCTGTTTATGCGGGCCATCCCGGGTGATCCGGCGCAGATCGCGCTCGGCGTGAACGCGACGCCGGAGCTGCTCGCCCGGACCCGGGCGGAGTTCGGGACCGACCGGCCGCTGATCGTGCAGTACTTCGACTGGGCGCTCGGGCTGCCGTTCGGCGACTTCGGCACGTCCTACGTGACCCGGCAGGACATCAGTCCGCTGGTGCTGGACCGGGTGCAGGTCAGCCTGATCCTGGTGGTGCTGGCGATGATCGTGGCGCTGCTGATCGCGATCCCGTTTGGCACGCTCGCGGCGGTCAAGCACCGCAGCCCGGGCGGCATCCTGGTCAGCGGCCTGAGCCAGCTGGGCGTGGCCGTGCCGAACTTCCTGGCCGGCATTCTGCTGGTGGTGGTCTTCGCGGTGGGGCTGGGCTGGTTCCCGGCGAACGGCTGGACCCCGCCGGGGCAGGACTTCGGCGACTTCGCCTCCCGCGTGGCGCTGCCGGTGCTGGCGCTCGCCTCGGTGCAGGGCGCCATCCTCACCCGCTATGTCCGCTCCGCCGTGATGGAGGTGATGAGCGAGGACTACCTGCGGACCGCGCGGGCGAAGGGCCTGGGCAAGATGGAGGCGCTGTTCAAGCACGGGCTGCGCAACGCGTCCATCCCGGTGCTCACCGTCACCAGCGTGCAGCTGGCCGCGCTGATCATCGGCGCGGTGGTGATCGAGCGGGTCTTCGTCATCCCGGGCCTCGGCTCGATGTTGCTGGACGCCGTGGGCAACCGGGACCTGCTGACCGTGCAGTCCGTGGTGATGGTGCTGGTGGCCATCACGCTCATCATCAACCTGGTGGTCGACGTGCTCTACACGGTCCTCGACCCCCGCATCCGGAAGGCGTCATGA
- a CDS encoding ABC transporter substrate-binding protein, which produces MRSNKKFGLAAAVLAGALSLTACNAGAGSTASQEAQQDSVTVALTGEPVNLDFTTTAGAAIPQALMSNVYEGLVEIDQEGKIQPLLAESWELSEDRKTYTFKLREGAKFSNGEPFTAEDVKFSIERVQSDEWVSSLKSKMDVVDAVTVLSDTEVEVVLKQPSNAWLFDMGTLVGAMFDPSGVDDLANTAIGTGPYAIEAWNRGQSIELAARDDYWGEKPGVETATLRYFADAVATTNALQSGDVDVVYNMQAPELLSSFESNDKYQVLEGTSNGEIVLSMNNKEAPFDDVRVRQAVMHAIDRQAVVDTAWNGYGTVVGGPVPPTDPYFEDLNNVYPHDPAKAKELLKEAGAENLDITFTVPTRPYATAVSEIVVSQLAEVGINAKIESAEFPAVWLDQVFTKHDYQMSVVLAVESRDVLTMFNNPDYYLGYDNSKIKDPAAKADAADEEGYVEGMKDVVRTIVDDAAADVLFIFPNIVVADANVTGIPANSVTEALDLTNIGWK; this is translated from the coding sequence ATGCGTTCGAATAAGAAGTTCGGTCTGGCCGCGGCGGTGCTGGCCGGCGCCCTGTCCCTGACAGCGTGCAATGCCGGCGCGGGTTCCACCGCGTCGCAGGAGGCGCAGCAGGACTCGGTCACGGTGGCGCTGACGGGGGAGCCGGTGAACCTGGACTTCACGACGACTGCCGGCGCGGCGATTCCGCAGGCGCTGATGTCCAATGTGTACGAGGGCCTGGTGGAGATCGACCAGGAGGGCAAGATCCAGCCGCTTCTCGCCGAATCGTGGGAGCTCAGCGAGGACCGGAAGACCTACACCTTCAAGCTGCGCGAGGGGGCGAAGTTCTCCAACGGCGAGCCGTTCACGGCCGAGGACGTGAAGTTCAGCATCGAGCGCGTGCAGTCCGATGAGTGGGTGTCCAGCCTGAAGTCGAAGATGGACGTGGTGGACGCCGTGACCGTGCTCAGCGATACCGAGGTCGAGGTGGTGCTGAAGCAGCCGAGCAACGCGTGGCTCTTCGACATGGGCACGCTGGTCGGCGCGATGTTCGACCCGAGCGGCGTCGACGACCTGGCCAACACGGCGATCGGCACCGGCCCGTACGCGATCGAGGCGTGGAACCGCGGGCAGTCCATCGAGCTGGCTGCCCGCGACGACTACTGGGGCGAGAAGCCGGGCGTCGAGACCGCGACGCTGCGCTACTTCGCGGACGCGGTGGCCACCACCAACGCGCTGCAGTCGGGCGACGTCGACGTGGTCTACAACATGCAGGCCCCGGAGCTGCTCTCTTCGTTCGAAAGCAACGACAAGTACCAGGTGCTCGAGGGCACCTCCAACGGCGAGATCGTGCTGTCGATGAACAACAAGGAGGCCCCGTTCGACGACGTGCGGGTGCGCCAGGCGGTGATGCACGCGATCGACCGGCAGGCCGTCGTCGATACCGCGTGGAACGGCTACGGCACGGTCGTGGGCGGGCCGGTGCCGCCGACGGATCCGTACTTCGAGGACCTCAACAACGTCTACCCGCACGATCCGGCGAAGGCCAAGGAACTGCTGAAGGAAGCCGGCGCGGAGAACCTGGACATCACGTTCACGGTGCCGACCCGGCCGTACGCGACGGCGGTGTCCGAGATCGTGGTCTCGCAGCTGGCAGAGGTGGGCATCAACGCGAAGATCGAGTCCGCCGAATTCCCCGCCGTCTGGCTGGACCAGGTCTTCACCAAGCACGACTACCAGATGTCCGTGGTGCTGGCGGTGGAGAGCCGGGATGTGCTGACGATGTTCAACAACCCGGACTACTACCTCGGCTACGACAACTCGAAGATCAAGGACCCCGCGGCGAAGGCCGACGCAGCCGACGAGGAGGGCTACGTCGAGGGCATGAAGGACGTGGTCCGCACCATCGTCGACGACGCCGCGGCGGACGTGCTGTTCATCTTCCCGAACATCGTGGTGGCGGACGCCAACGTGACCGGCATTCCGGCCAACTCCGTCACGGAAGCGCTGGACCTGACCAACATCGGCTGGAAGTAA
- a CDS encoding FadR/GntR family transcriptional regulator translates to MGDITFSPAVPTLTYQRVVEQIEQAILSGSIKPGQHLPSERDLMVQFSVSRPTIREALRVLQSQGLIASKPGGRGGPQVQALSPDSLGRSFTNLARIASLSLSELVQFRIVLESSACQLAAALRTEEQLEKMRDAVVRMEAEVAHGSDSFNRADLDFHAAVWDASHNALLRICGEAVAGSILKLMNDRMDRSADSTTAMQESVERDRAILHAIETGNPAAAGSTARNAIAAYFADYLDADGAVGLQALTGEGS, encoded by the coding sequence GTGGGCGACATCACCTTTTCTCCGGCCGTACCCACGCTCACCTACCAGCGCGTGGTCGAACAGATCGAGCAGGCCATCCTGTCCGGCAGCATCAAACCCGGCCAGCATCTGCCCAGCGAACGCGACCTCATGGTCCAGTTCTCCGTCAGCCGTCCCACCATCCGCGAAGCCCTGCGCGTCCTGCAGAGCCAGGGCCTGATCGCCTCGAAACCCGGCGGCCGCGGCGGCCCGCAGGTGCAGGCCCTTTCCCCCGACAGTCTCGGCCGCTCCTTCACCAACCTCGCACGGATCGCATCGCTCTCGCTCTCCGAGCTCGTCCAGTTCCGGATCGTGCTCGAAAGTTCCGCCTGCCAGCTCGCCGCCGCCCTGCGCACGGAAGAACAGCTCGAAAAGATGCGCGACGCCGTCGTACGCATGGAAGCCGAAGTGGCGCACGGTTCAGACAGCTTCAACCGAGCGGACCTGGACTTCCACGCCGCCGTCTGGGATGCCAGCCACAACGCCCTGCTGCGCATCTGCGGCGAGGCCGTCGCCGGCTCCATCCTCAAACTCATGAACGACCGGATGGACCGGTCCGCCGACAGCACCACCGCCATGCAGGAATCCGTCGAACGCGACCGCGCCATCCTGCACGCCATCGAAACGGGCAACCCGGCCGCCGCCGGCAGCACGGCCCGCAATGCCATCGCCGCCTACTTCGCCGACTACCTCGACGCCGACGGCGCCGTCGGCCTGCAGGCGCTCACCGGCGAGGGCAGCTAG
- a CDS encoding glycoside hydrolase domain-containing protein, with protein sequence MIERVDPFIGTEITDLPEPTGLPATWWWPKPAVGNTHPGAAYPLGMVSACSYSGAYPTGYGRYDLSTEGLPPTIHDRQVASGFTHFQQSGTGAIRKYYNYFRVTPMLEPLDSLGRHWDLDEERAEPGWYAATLDSGVRAEITVGPKSAVHRYTFPRHRDARLVVDFSLGGLSIPYGITVPLRAHLESVGPGVAQGEIVMEGAPLAVHIECDALQWRQMLWYDRRLMPGGTRLDFDHIRPTTLRPFGLMWAGPSEPGQSVELRFGFSLRGVAQAEQNLHRDCGTGPGRFSARRTQTNEAWKDHLRLVKVDTPSRDRQTIFSTALYHSLIKPCLAENESPFWPTRGPFAFDICTMWDIYRTQLPLLTTLLPARAVELGHALLTICEEEGNFPIGYRMARGEDRFSRQGSALAHTFLGDLCQLELPGIDWDWALVHMHNDLRRTYGEDYLVAGLAHPISHTLDLALGYWCTSKVARYVRDNALATEFQPLIRRWTNAFDPTTGLLIDSTYYEGSKWNYSFRLLHDMAARIQLAGGDGPFMALLDQFFGVGADPVKQPGLHPSVEELLAGYSLGRFEGLNNEPDMDAPWAYQYAGRPDRTAGIVHDIVHQQFGTGRGGLPGNDDSGGLSSWYVWASLGLFPVAGQNLVLVNAPSFGEATVSIADKSLEILTRGFREPEHGGPPQYVQSAEFNGKPLERSWLRGNELHRGGQLVLHLGPDPSGWGTANRPPSDSTSNPSTPSEVLAS encoded by the coding sequence GTGATAGAGCGGGTGGATCCGTTCATCGGAACGGAGATCACCGACCTGCCCGAGCCCACCGGCCTTCCGGCCACCTGGTGGTGGCCGAAACCCGCCGTGGGGAATACGCATCCGGGTGCCGCCTATCCGCTGGGCATGGTGTCGGCCTGCTCGTACTCGGGCGCCTACCCCACCGGCTACGGCCGTTACGATCTGTCCACCGAGGGCCTGCCGCCGACCATCCACGACCGCCAGGTCGCCTCGGGCTTCACGCATTTCCAGCAATCCGGCACGGGCGCCATCCGCAAGTACTACAACTACTTCCGTGTCACCCCGATGCTCGAGCCGCTGGATTCGCTCGGCCGGCACTGGGATCTGGACGAGGAACGCGCCGAGCCGGGCTGGTATGCCGCGACGCTGGACTCCGGGGTGCGCGCCGAAATCACCGTCGGGCCGAAGAGCGCCGTGCACCGCTACACCTTCCCGCGCCACCGCGACGCCCGGCTGGTGGTGGACTTCTCCCTCGGCGGCCTCTCCATTCCCTACGGCATCACCGTGCCGCTGCGGGCGCACCTGGAATCCGTCGGTCCCGGCGTGGCACAGGGCGAGATCGTGATGGAGGGCGCCCCGCTGGCCGTCCACATCGAGTGCGACGCGCTGCAGTGGCGGCAGATGCTCTGGTACGACCGGCGGCTGATGCCCGGCGGCACCCGCCTGGACTTCGACCACATCCGGCCGACGACGCTGCGCCCCTTCGGGCTCATGTGGGCCGGCCCCAGCGAGCCCGGCCAGTCGGTGGAACTGCGGTTCGGCTTCTCGCTCCGCGGCGTGGCACAGGCCGAACAGAACCTGCACCGGGACTGCGGCACCGGCCCGGGCCGCTTCAGCGCCCGCCGGACCCAGACCAACGAGGCGTGGAAGGACCACCTGCGCCTGGTCAAGGTGGACACTCCGTCGCGGGACCGGCAGACCATCTTCTCCACCGCGCTGTACCACTCGCTCATCAAGCCCTGCCTGGCCGAGAACGAGAGCCCGTTCTGGCCCACCCGCGGCCCCTTCGCCTTCGACATCTGCACCATGTGGGACATCTACCGGACCCAGCTGCCGCTGCTGACCACGCTGCTGCCGGCGCGCGCCGTCGAACTTGGCCACGCCCTCCTGACGATCTGCGAAGAGGAAGGCAACTTCCCGATCGGCTACCGCATGGCCCGCGGCGAAGACCGGTTCTCCCGGCAGGGCAGCGCCCTGGCCCACACCTTCCTGGGCGACCTGTGCCAGCTGGAGCTGCCCGGCATCGACTGGGACTGGGCGCTCGTCCACATGCACAACGACCTGCGCCGGACCTACGGCGAGGACTACCTGGTCGCAGGCCTGGCCCATCCGATCAGCCACACGCTGGACCTGGCGCTCGGTTACTGGTGCACTTCGAAGGTCGCCCGGTATGTGCGGGACAACGCCCTGGCGACCGAGTTCCAGCCGCTGATCCGGCGCTGGACCAACGCCTTCGACCCAACCACCGGCCTGCTGATCGACTCCACGTACTACGAAGGCAGCAAGTGGAACTACTCGTTCCGGCTGCTGCACGACATGGCCGCGCGGATCCAGCTGGCCGGCGGGGACGGGCCGTTCATGGCACTGCTGGACCAGTTTTTCGGCGTCGGCGCGGACCCGGTCAAGCAGCCCGGACTGCACCCCTCGGTCGAGGAACTGCTGGCCGGCTACTCGCTGGGGCGCTTCGAAGGCCTGAACAACGAGCCGGACATGGACGCCCCGTGGGCCTACCAGTATGCCGGCCGCCCGGACCGGACCGCCGGCATCGTGCACGACATCGTGCACCAGCAGTTCGGCACCGGCCGCGGCGGCCTGCCCGGCAATGACGACTCCGGCGGGCTGAGCTCCTGGTACGTCTGGGCATCCCTCGGCCTGTTCCCGGTCGCGGGGCAGAACCTGGTGCTGGTCAACGCGCCGTCCTTCGGTGAAGCCACGGTCAGCATCGCCGACAAGTCGCTGGAGATCCTCACCCGCGGCTTCAGGGAACCGGAGCACGGCGGCCCGCCGCAGTACGTCCAGTCCGCCGAGTTCAACGGCAAGCCCCTGGAACGCAGCTGGCTCCGGGGCAACGAGCTGCACCGCGGCGGCCAGCTCGTCCTGCATCTCGGCCCCGACCCATCCGGGTGGGGCACGGCCAACCGGCCGCCCTCGGATTCCACCTCAAACCCGTCGACACCCTCGGAGGTACTCGCATCATGA
- a CDS encoding glycosyltransferase yields MTRQPVNRLVIVVRADPVICGHSGEARNLAEAARQRGFDEVRIITWPIERLEAAGLPLKPLDGVLPYSNGIVVERPEPVGDYKVPDGRYLAGLTGRLIELFTDGVPTVCLSLYLSPHTVAVTDAVRAAWSTGLPVNVTTIAEAVGSDVTNVVRACVTEGRFGAAAHILSSYLSQDHCVAVSEYTRDLIIESAAQIDARHGTSFAPQCRERIGISYPAINTAAYLDLDPAEQERVLSARGLAKDGYVLFLSRLAAAKGVDDLIHGFAASRSGADLKLVIAGRGPESDQLRDLAAASPAADRITFLDDVDDAEKPHLMAGCAAFVLPSKPRPEFVETFGIALAEKMLAGGGPVITADTGGIREAVGDCAAFVPVDNPAAIAAALDHAILETSPAERAEQERRARRFALQFDRGNVFDRMFAHLPNGIPGLEPAVQP; encoded by the coding sequence ATGACCCGACAGCCCGTGAACCGCCTGGTCATCGTTGTCCGCGCCGATCCCGTGATCTGCGGCCATTCAGGCGAGGCCCGCAACCTGGCCGAGGCCGCCCGGCAGCGCGGCTTCGACGAAGTCCGCATCATCACCTGGCCCATCGAACGGCTCGAAGCCGCCGGCCTCCCGCTCAAACCCCTGGACGGCGTCCTGCCCTACAGCAACGGCATCGTCGTGGAGCGGCCTGAGCCCGTGGGCGACTACAAGGTCCCGGACGGCCGCTACCTCGCCGGTCTGACCGGCCGCCTCATCGAATTGTTTACCGACGGCGTTCCCACCGTCTGCCTCTCCCTTTACCTCAGCCCGCACACGGTCGCGGTGACCGACGCCGTCCGCGCGGCCTGGAGCACCGGCCTGCCCGTCAACGTCACCACCATCGCCGAGGCCGTCGGCTCGGACGTCACCAACGTCGTCCGCGCCTGCGTGACCGAAGGCCGCTTCGGCGCCGCCGCGCACATCCTCTCCAGCTACCTCAGCCAGGACCACTGCGTCGCCGTCTCCGAGTACACCCGGGACCTCATCATCGAGTCCGCGGCACAGATCGATGCCCGCCACGGCACCTCGTTCGCCCCGCAGTGCCGCGAACGCATCGGCATCTCCTACCCCGCCATCAACACCGCCGCCTACCTTGACCTGGACCCGGCCGAGCAGGAGCGGGTCCTCTCCGCGCGCGGCCTCGCGAAGGACGGCTACGTGCTCTTCCTCTCCCGCCTGGCAGCGGCCAAGGGCGTCGACGACCTGATCCACGGCTTCGCCGCCAGCCGCTCCGGCGCGGACCTGAAGCTGGTCATCGCCGGCCGCGGCCCCGAGTCCGACCAGCTGCGCGACCTCGCGGCGGCCTCTCCCGCCGCCGACCGGATCACCTTCCTGGACGACGTCGACGACGCCGAGAAGCCGCACCTGATGGCCGGCTGCGCCGCCTTCGTGCTGCCCAGCAAGCCGCGTCCCGAATTCGTCGAAACCTTCGGCATCGCCCTGGCCGAGAAGATGCTCGCCGGCGGCGGCCCCGTCATCACCGCCGACACCGGCGGCATCCGCGAGGCCGTCGGCGACTGCGCCGCCTTCGTCCCGGTGGACAACCCGGCCGCCATCGCCGCCGCGCTCGACCACGCCATCCTGGAGACCAGCCCGGCCGAGCGTGCCGAGCAGGAGCGCCGGGCCCGCAGGTTCGCCCTGCAGTTCGACCGCGGCAATGTCTTCGACCGTATGTTCGCCCACCTGCCGAACGGCATCCCGGGCCTCGAACCCGCCGTCCAGCCCTGA
- a CDS encoding DUF4190 domain-containing protein encodes MFHLAPDYPVPGQPPPQQKKGLAITALVLSIVALVLCLIPVINNFAIVLGLVGLGFAIAALVIASKRQQKKGMAIAALIMSVVAIIGAIVSQLIFVAALNSVSDAIEEGSDGVVPLTQEQQSEAAERPALGLGESSAVGDEYNVMVNAVNLDATEDILAVNEFNEGPQGQFVLIDLSVEYTGSEEGDPWIDLGVNFVGSDARQYDSSTCTAVLEKNGSDVPTLENGGKGDYQVCMDVPAEAVQDAQIFVEPTVSFDNDSRVYWAVK; translated from the coding sequence ATGTTTCATCTAGCCCCGGATTATCCGGTGCCCGGGCAACCACCGCCGCAGCAAAAGAAGGGCCTGGCCATTACCGCGCTGGTCCTGTCGATCGTCGCACTCGTGCTGTGCCTGATTCCTGTCATCAACAACTTTGCCATCGTGCTGGGTCTGGTCGGACTCGGCTTCGCTATTGCCGCACTGGTCATCGCATCGAAGCGCCAGCAGAAAAAGGGGATGGCCATCGCCGCGTTGATCATGTCCGTGGTCGCGATAATCGGCGCCATCGTGTCGCAACTGATTTTCGTCGCGGCGCTCAACAGCGTCAGTGATGCGATTGAAGAGGGATCCGACGGCGTCGTTCCTCTGACGCAGGAGCAGCAGTCCGAGGCCGCTGAGAGGCCGGCGCTCGGGCTCGGCGAATCCTCTGCCGTCGGCGATGAGTACAACGTAATGGTGAACGCGGTGAACTTAGACGCCACCGAGGACATCCTCGCCGTCAACGAGTTCAACGAGGGGCCTCAGGGCCAGTTCGTACTCATTGATCTGTCCGTCGAATACACCGGCAGCGAAGAGGGCGATCCATGGATCGACCTGGGCGTGAACTTCGTTGGCAGCGACGCCCGGCAGTACGACTCAAGCACGTGCACTGCCGTCCTGGAGAAGAATGGATCGGACGTGCCAACGCTTGAGAACGGCGGCAAGGGCGACTACCAGGTCTGCATGGACGTGCCGGCCGAAGCAGTGCAAGATGCCCAGATTTTCGTCGAGCCGACCGTGTCCTTCGACAACGACTCTCGGGTTTACTGGGCAGTGAAGTAG